CCCATTTGTGCGTTCTCCCTTCAAGGGACAATTTGTGATTGCACAAGGCTTATAACATTTAAATGACTGCATGGACTTCTCTGATATATTTAGGGGGAAAAGGCAGGGGGACCACATGGACAAAAGTTATAGAGCTGGAACAAAGGGGGAGAATGAATCCTGTTTCAAAAACAAACCCCGATCGCTCCATGTTGAATGAGTTTCCCTCCATTTTTTTCAATCAATGATTGTCTCTTCTGTTTTTCAAATTAATATGCACATCTTGTGAACTTGTTAGGTATTATAGTGGTCTTTTGATATCCACATATCCTTTGTTTCTCTCCTTTAAGACCCATATACCTCCCTCCAATCTAACGTCACTGTAAAAAGATACAGTAATAGCAAAGGCGGACAACAGGTTATGAGAACTTGAGTTTCACTTTGACTACACTGTACTAAACACACCCCATGTAGGTTTATGACAGTAAACAGAGGGAAATAATATAGTTCACCCAGTTTACTTTAGTGGACAATCTGCGCGGATGTAAAATATCATACTTAATGAAATGGTTCAGATTTACGTACAGAACAATAAGAAATGGTCTGAGACCAGGTAGCCATAGATGACTAACAAATCAACCAATATTTGGATATTGCCACCTAGTTTATCCCCTGAAAGTAAGTTAGCTGATTAAAACTAATGCCATCCTGAACTACCCAGTAACAGATAATTTTAGCCAAAAAAcatggttgcctctgccaggatgctgaaacttggccgcaagtgaTTTTCCAGCAAGATAAGAACTCAAGCACACATCTAAACCAACAATCTTATCTGCGGGTTCcatccatagagatcctattataTTACTAGAGGGCTTATGTCATATATCCTCAAAGTTCCATAATGGGAccaaaatggcagccatcttggtcagggagaaattCAAAACCAGTCTAATTAGAATGAATGGCAGTAAAGGCATAGGTGATGCATTTCCTGCTTTTACATATGTAGGAAAATAAAAAGCATGTCATGTCATAAATTGTGTAATGGGATTTTAGTCACCCTAAAATATTGTCATCTAATAAATACAGTTTATATGAATTTTATACATATTTTCTGTATAAATATCAGATTTGTTCTTGGAAAGCTGTGAGTGCCattatatgatacaatatcagtaggtgttgcatttacaacttgtcaAGCCCAAATCAAACGAaaagcatttttattttttacaagcaGGAATGAGAGAATACAGATGGGTCGCGAGCGTCAACTGCGTCAACTGCATCATGTGTTTCAAGTTAGAAAGCACGTTAATTTTTCTCGCGGCTACACAAGGCAATGCTGGTAACGTGAGCAGATAAATTGCCAGAAAATAAAACGGTGTGCATGTCAGGAATGAACAATTATAGTAAAGTGTCTATTTTGTGTTAAGTTTAGCTACCAGTGTCAATAATACAAATTTGAAAACAATAACTTTATGCCTACCTGTTAATTTCAACACAGGCATATAGCCTAGGCAGGCTATGGCTGGGAAACTGAAGGAACTCTGTCCAAGAGAGAATACTGTTATGTAGAAAGAATGAGACTAGCTAAATTCTTTATATAAACCGCTACAGTAGGGTAGCTACAACTCTCCTTGTGACCCAACATAACAGGAGGCCGATACAGTGGCTCCCGTAGGACATATAAAGTGAGTCAAAAAGGAACACAACAAGAATTGACAAGGGCTACATAGCGAACATAAAAATACAACCGTTTAATATGGAATTCACGCGCGCTACTCTCGCAAGCAAATTGACACCGTCGCTCTGTGTGGTTTCGGCTTAAATCCTATCAACTGATTTGAGAcagtgtatggctgtggattgactaaattgtttgaatggaatgttggcatatttACGGTTAATAAAAAAAATGGAGTCATTCCTCTGAAACTGTCTTGCAAGCTAACAAAAATACAGTGCAGGTAAATTCTTCACAATATCTTAccacagcactggcaaaccatgCTGACAAACTCCCTGACCAATATGACTGACCTTTGGaccatcataagaaggttcatgAACATTCTAGTATTCAAATTCCTAATTATATAAATGAAATTGGCATAATTTCTAATCCCCTTTAATGTATtcccccaccaccactcctgaTTGCACTAAACTAATGGACAACCATAATTCTACTAACAGCTATTTTactcacatgtacagtacatgcagttaaataattatacatacagtaccagtcaaaagtttggacacacctactcattcaaggatttttctttatttttcctatttctacattgtaagacaagacatcaaaactatgaaataacatatatggaatcatgtagtaaccaaaaaaagtgttaaacaaatctaaatattttatttttgagatcctttaaagtagccaccctttgctttgcactcttggctggttactacatgattccatatgtgttatttcatagttgatgtcaaTGTCTagttttacaatgtagaaaatagtaaaacatatagaaaaacccttgaatgtgtaggtgtgtccaaacttgactggtagaGTATGTATAATTTGTACCGTACATGTGAGTAAAAATAgctgtcttcattattattctacaatgtagaaaatagttcaaatagaaaaacccttaaatgagtaggtgtgtccaaacttttgactggtactgtacactccTAATTTTCTCTTTCTGCAAATGCTGGATTATCACCCGCAGTGGCCAATCCATCAATCATTCTTCAAGCCTCAAATGTCCACAGATTAAACCATCTTTCCAAGTATGATGCCATTTTGCaattgaaacccattgaaaacctaACCTTTGAACTGAAGAGGGCGGTCCATAAacgcagacgaaggatatcaaggatctggaatgAACGTGAGGCAttcattttgacccctacctttaaataataaaataaaagaaTTGTTCAACAAAATCTCTTcatctgagcaattgtattagtataaaataatatttcccttttttttaacatacaatatagctcagtatttcaaatatttgtgacatttttgctcatctttatcaagggtgtcaataatttcagaccgcactgtagtttgaatttctcATTACCCTGTCTTAGGAGGacatatattccccccccccccccccccccccgctgcccTTCCTTCACCCGACAGTTGACAAATGGCagatcaaaactaatttcacacatataataGATGTCGCCTACAGACCAGATTAAAATCACAATAGTCTGATGGATGACAATATTAGGCTATCAATTGCCAATTGTGAATGAAGGATTCAGCACCGAGCATAGCGCCTCGGTGGGGCTTCGCTCATATGATGACGAGTAATATGTAACGTAACAATTACTTTTCTCAAATGTAATGAGCAATATATAACAGATTACTTTGGATTCATTAAACACTGATCGAGGACCACAAATCCCGAACATTACAATGATGTGTAATGTAGGGGGGTATAATGTAGGGGACTTGTATGGCTATATAAACACAACTAGTTTTTTTGGTGTACCCTCAAAAGTGTTCTACGGTTGAACGCCATGCCACACTCTTGACATTTGAACGGCTTCTCTCCAGTATGGATGAGCATATGTCGTTTTCTATCTTTGCTGACATAAAAGCGTTTATCGCATACGGGGCACGGATACGGCCGCTCCCCTGTGTGTCTCCGTAGATGCTCCTGCAGCTCACTCTTCTGCCTACAACCTtttccacactcttggcactTGAATGGCCGTTCTCCAGTGTGTGTCCGGGTGTGTATCCTCAATTCAGCTGTAGATTTGAAACCTTTCCCGCAGAGATCACAGAGGAACGGTCTCTCGCCAGTGTGGATTAACATATGCCTTCTTAACCATACCAACTGAAAAAACTTCTTCCCACAGTCTGGGCAGATGAAAGCCGCATCTTTGTGATGTAACATGTGTTGTTTCAATAGCTCTCTTCTCTGGAACCTTTTCCCACAAGTGGAGCAAGAGTGGGGTTTTCCCTCAACATGACTCTTAGAGTGTGATTGTAGTAGTTTTTCACTCCGGAAACCCTTTCCACACTCGGCGCAGAGgaatggtttctcccctgtgtgaattcGCTCGTGAATAGTCAGGGTATACTGTGTTCGGAATAATCGCTGGCACACAGAGCATTGGTAAGGAGTGGACTCATTTCTCTGATGTAAGCGCAGCTCAGTTAACGAAACAAAAGTCTTCTGACAAGAAGGGCATGGGAACGGTCCCGTAAATTGATGAGTACGACTGTAGTGGCTCTTCAGGTCCATGCCCTGTGAAAAGATCTCTTCACAAAAGGTGCACTTCAAGATGTCAGAGCACTTGTTGAGACTTTCCTTTTGGTGAGAAGCAATGTGCCTTACCATGGTTGCTTCAAATTTAAAAGTCTTCTGGCATACGGGACATGCTTTGGGAATTGTCTTTTTATTAGAGGACTGTGCTGTAGTGGTGGGAACTTGAGAGGTTGTTGGTTCCTGGATTGCTGTACTGGACAGCTGAGGAATCTCATTTTTCTTTTCCCTACGAGTCGTCGACCATGCTGGCCTACTCCCATTTTTGTGACTTCTATCTAACCGACAACCTCTTTTGCTCTGCTGGTGTCTCTTCCTTTGACTGTGGGATACAAAAGCCTTCAAACATCGGGGACACTTGAAGCGGCTTTTGTCTGGGGCATGATGGTAAAAATAGTGGCTTTTCAAACTAGACGTTTGTGAAAAAGTTGCATGGCATACAGGGCACGTTTTGGAATTATTTGTATTTAAGGGAAGTCCTGGAGTTATGCGTGCAGAAGGGTTATTTGACCCTAACTCCTTCCCTTTTTTGACGGCTTCACTTGTAGGACAATCTCTTTTGTTACTCTGGTGTTTCTTCAAAGCACTAAGGAAGGCAAAAGCCTTCAGACAAAGAGGACACTTAAAAAGTCTTCTGCCTTTGTGAAACACAATAAGATGCCTTCTCAACATATACTGAACTTGAAAAGTCTCATGGCTTAAATGGCATGTTTTTGGATCAGTACTTGCATTACTGGACTCTCCCGAGATCCAGTCCTTTCCATGCTGATGTTCATTGACCTCCTGTTTCATCATCTCCTCACAATCATTCTGCCAATGTTTTTGTAAGTCGTCCAGATGGTCAAAGCCTTCCCCACACTGGGTGCACTGGTGAGGGCTCTGCTCAGTGTGAGATCTCATGTGTGTTGTCAAATCCTTTGCTtcaacaaaactcttcccacataaGGAGCATATTTTGGCGCGTTTGCTTCTTTTAGAAGACTGCCCCGTGGTATGGGAAGCAGGACGAGGATCACCACCTGGTGTTGAGAGGAGAGAAGTACCATTGTTAAAGAACACAGAGATGTCACTCTCAACCCagttatttcacacacacacacacacacacacacaactgacatACCCCTAACTTAAACCATGGAATtaattctacacacacacacacacacacacacacacacaactgacatACCCCTAACTTAAACCATGGAATtaattctacacacacacacacacaactgacatACGTCATAAATATATTGTTTAAAAATAtacaaatgttttactcacctgtCACAAGACCGTTGTCATCAACTTGGGTTTGCGGCACTACGGGCTGAAGTTCCAAATCAGGCACATCTTCAACTGCCCGTTTTCTTCCAATATTAATTCGGCTGTCActttcatccctctttctctcttccgtTGGCTCTCTGGTGGGCGTCTCGTCTTTCCCTTTTCTAGAAACCATTTCCTCATTTAGATGCTCCGACTCGACATCCACAGAAGGCCCTTCATCCTGATCTGAAGACATGACTTCATCTGAAACCTTGACAGTTTCCTTGGGCCCAGGCATGTCAGGCATGGCGGCGAGAAAGGTGTGCAGTTCAGAAAAGAACGGACAGGTCGCTCGGCCACTACTGCTTGGGTTCCTCAGTGCTTGTCTGTAGCTGTGCTTCATGTGCTTCATCTTTGATTGGCACTGCTTCCACGTCCTTTTGATGCCAATGTTCTTTAGCCGCTCTGAAACTTCACTGTACGCGTGTTTCTTTCGGTAACTCTGCTCCATCATCTGAAGAACCTGTTTGTTTGACCATACAGAGATCAGTGCTTTCGTCCCCTCCAGGGTCCAGGTCCGTGTATCATTGTCTACCAATGTTGTTGAGGACATATCTTCAACCATCTGTTTGCAAAGTTTTCTGGGGGGGATTTTCATCTTGCTGTCACTTTGAGGGCTGCAAAAAGCatcatccctctttccctcttctgtTTGCGTTTTGGTGAGGGTCTCGTCTTTCCCTTTTCTAGAAACCATTTCCTCATTTAGATGCTCCGACTCGACATCCACGGGCCCTTCATCCTGATTCAAAGACACGACTTCATCTGAAACCTTGACAGTTTCCTTGGGCCCAGGCATGTCAGGCATGGCGGCGAGAAATTTGTGCAGTTGAGAAAAGAACGGACACGGTCGGCTGCTCGGGTTCCTCAGTGTTTCTCTGTATCTCCACTTCAAGGCTTTTATCTTATTGTGGCACTGCTTCGTCGTCTTTTTGACACCAAGCTCCTTTAAACACTCCGAAATTTCTCTGTACACATGTTTTTTTCTATAACTTTGCTCCATTTTATGAAGAATCTGTTCATCTGACCATACAGAGATGAGCACCGTTGTCTCATCGGGGGTCCAGCAGGTCCATCCGACGTCGTCTGCTGTCATCGATGACGTTGAGGACATGTCTTCTCCATCTACAATCTCGACCTGTAAAACATTATAAGCCAACTGATGTTGCAGTCTCTCCTCATAGTTCTTCTCTCCCCATTCTTCGTTCCTTCTATCAGTCATTTCCACTGCCTTCTTAAACGTGTCCAAACTCTTCCCCAGCGCCTTCCCTGCATGATCTTGCTCTATCAAAGTGTCCCTCTCTTTTCTGGGTGCACATGTGGCTACAGACTGGCTATGTGAGCGTGCTTCATCAATGTCCATTTCCACCCTCTCCGAGAACGTGTGAGACAGTGAAGAGAGGATGCGATCATCAGCACAACCTGaaacattgaaaaaaaaaagagagaaaacaatCAAAtattttgccttcctgtgacttTAATGATATAtactcattgattcttgaagaatatacatTGCactcggaaggtattcagaccttgactttttgcatattttgttatgttacagccttcttctaaaatgtatcaaattgtTTTTTCCTAATCAATCTAAAAACACTATACCAaaatatgacaaagcaaaaacaggtttttagaaatttctgCAAGCATATAAAAAAAAcctaaaaactgaaatattacatttacataagtattcagacccttttacccagtactttgttgaagcacctttggcagcgattacagcctcaagtcttcttgggtattatgctacaagcttggcacacctgtatttggagagtttctcccattcttctctgcagatcctctcaagctgtcaggttggatggggagcattgcagcacagctattttcaggtctctcaagagatgttcgatcgggttcaagtctgggccactcaagaacatttagagacttgtcctgaagccactcctgtgtagTCTTGGCTGTGCACTTAGGAtcactgtcctgttggaaggtgaacttcacCCCACCccgaggtcctgagcaggttaaCATCAAGGATTTCTCGTCCTTCtagatggttctcccatctccacagaggaactggagctctgtcagagagaccatcgggttcttggtcacctccctgtccaaggcccttcttccccgattgctcagtttggccgggcggacagctctaggaagagcctaaAGGTatgttattgctttgtcattatggggtattgtgtgtagattggtgagaaaaaaacattttacatttacattttagaatacagctgtaacgtaacaaaaatgcttaaaaagtcaaggggtctgaatactttccgaatgcactgtatatgcttgtTTTAATCCATTATTTGTAAACAtacttgtaaacaaacactttatagcctcaacatggttaaaattataattttggaatcatggatggtcagtccttgcatccatagcgtcGTGTACGAGTGTataagtggttacatttctccagccctatGTTTACCAAATCGATACCTTGAAAATAGAAACAGAGCGTCACCCATAGCATATGCCCAGGTTTCCTGTCAAACAATGGGAGCATCTCTGCAAAAGTTCCCGTCCACTGTAGCAGGTTGAAATGTAATATGTTTATTTTCCACTTATGAAAACAGAGCTGGGAAAAAAAGCCTACCATTAGTGAACAAATGGCCATGGCATCTGTGGTGTTGAAGGAGAGTCTTCAAAGGCTGAGGTTGAGTCACAGACTGTGCACACTCCTTCAGCATAGAGGGGGCAGGTCTGAGCCAGGATGCAGTCTGAGAACGGGAGGTGGTTTTAAAATGTGCAACAAATTCAATTGACCAAATAACAAGAATGTATGGTACACTCAGCAATATGACAACATCAATTCAAAAATCGGCCAAGGCTGACACCGCCGGCTCTTCCCAAATTGCTCATACCTGTTGAAATGTTGGTGTTGGGAGCAGTTTCTCCAGCCTGGAGAGGAACTCCCACATCAGAGTCTGCAGTGCCGTGTCATACATGGGGCCAAATTCCTCTGGAAAAACTTCCTAGAAGAGTCGAGTataacagattaaataaatgcATTCTTAATTGAGTGTGAGGCATCCTATTGACATAATTAGTAACTATACAAGTCATCTCAATATTAGCTAATGCAAGTTGAGGTTCAGCAGTACGGAGTAAGCCAGTAACAAGGATTTCAATGGAATAGGATATGGAATAGATTGTGCATGCACTGCTGTTCAGTTTAACTCCTAGATTTCAATGTCAGTTTAGCAGAAATATTGTTCTCACACCAACCTGGAAGAAGTGTTCCCTCTCAAGTGGGTCATCGAGAAGAGTTTGTACAAGTTCCAAGAAGTTTGACTCTGATGCCTCCACCTCTGTATCTATCTACAGAAAGTATACATAACACAGTAGGTCAATTAACCTGGCCGGCAGAGTTACAAGTCTTGATCACAGACTGGCACTCACCTCCTTTTCTCTATGAGTGATGATGCAGGTCCTCATCCTGCTCAGGTGTGGCTGGATGGTCTCCGGGTCGGCTGAATGATCAGAGCGACACAACTCCAGAACCAGCTGGCAACAaacaagtaacactgaaacattttGGACGCAAACCAATCTGGCAGTGAGTACGATATAGGAATGTTCTAGTATGTGCTATATACTATAAAGTCAAAGCCTGTATCAAGTGAAGCCATGTCACTCAGTCGCCATACTGGCTACGCCCGCAGGGGCGCTTGTTTTCGTGAAAAGACCATAGCTGTTTGGCTTACACAGAAACTGTGACAGAGAGCATGATCAGAGAGAGCAGCAAAAATGATTGGTTACGTGGAACCTTCATGCTGCAGAACCCATTGTAAAATCAGTTATATGGCATACCTCCACTTAGTACCAAAAAATATGGTCTAGTTTTAGGGGCCCTTAAACCAATAAACTGCTGCGATTCTCTATTTTTACCTTTATGGggagtcccattgaaaccaaggTCTCTTTCACAAGGGAACCCTACATGCGGACAATGTCACCCAACTTCCTACCTCAACCACACCCCTTCTTAATTTCTCACCTGTGCCCGCAGTCCCATGACGAGCTGGACTTTCTCTCTGTAACTCATCAGATCAGGGGTTATTTCCAACACAGTGGTCACAAACTCCTCCACCAACCCGTAGTCCATTGTGTCTCTGCGCTGAACTACTTGCCATAGAGCTGCAGACACCAGCCGCAATGGAGGAACCAGAAGACGCAGAGacgacagaggaagaggaagacctGGTAGGAAAGAAACGCTTTGTTGACGTTCCAAGCCACCTTTATTGCGATTGCGGACTATCGGACTTTTACATGTCATGTGGCTTTGTTGCTGAGTAGCCTAATGTGGGTGGCAGTAGTATGGAGCGAAATACCTGCCAAAAGGTTAAGCGTATGTATCGTTAGGATCGTAAGAAAAGCCATGCGTGAAACGTAATTTTGTTATCTGTGAACATACAAACACCATGTTACGATTACAGACTAACATTGCAGGCTTGAACAAATCTTGTGTTGCAATTCTGACATATACAATAATACCTTTCAGAGTTTGGGCAGTTTCGtctcaccaacaacaacaaaaaacgtacACCAAACGGTCTGTGAGGGGTGCTACGCGAACAAACATAACACACGCGAACAAGCATAACACCGTATTAAAAAATGACGTAGACATACCCATGCATGCACCTTATCAAAATATGAATAATCCAGTATTGCACCACCCCATTCTCTGGGCTCTGTTtgcaatcataaccagtagtatctaccaggaataataaatcataaccagtagtatctaccaggaataatgaatcataaccagtagtatctaccaggaataatgaatcataaccagtagtatctaccaggaataataaatcataaccagtagtctctaccaggaataatgaatcataaccagtagtatctaccaggaataatgaatcataaccagtagtatctaccaggaataatgaatcataaccagtagtatctaccaggaataataaaacataaccagtagtatctaccaggaataatgaatcataaccagtagtatctaccaggaataatgaatcataaccagtagtatctaccaggaataatgaatcataaccagtagtatctaccaggaataataaaacataaccagtagtatctaccaggaataataaaacataaccagtagtatctaccaggaataataaaacataaccagtagtatctaccaggaataataaaacataaccagtagtatctaccaggaataataaatcataaccagtagtatctaccaggaataataaaacatatccagtagtatctaccaggaataatgaatcataaccagtagtatctaccaggaataatgaatcataaccagtagtatctaccaggaataataaatcataaccagtagtatctaccaggaataataaaacataaccagtagtatctaccaggaataataaatcataaccagtagtatctaccaggaataatgaatcataaccagtagtatctaccaggaataataaaacataaccaatagtatctaccaggaataatgaatcataaccagtagtatctaccaggaataataaaacataaccagtagtatctaccaggaataataaatcataaccagtagtatctaccaggaataataaaacataaccagtagtatctaccaggaataatgaatcataaccagtagtatctaccaggaataataaaacataaccagtagtatctaccaggaataatgaatcataaccagtagtatctaccaggaataataaaacataaccagtagtatctaccaggaataataaaacataaccagtagtatctaccaggaataatgaatcataaccagtagtatctaccaggaataataaaacataaccagtagtatctaccaggaataataaaacataaccagtagtatctaccaggaataatgaatcataaccagtagtatctaccaggaataatgaatcataaccagtagtatctaccaggaataatgaatcataaccagtagtatctaccaggaataataaaacataaccagtagtatctaccaggaataataaaacataaccagtagtatctaccaggaataatgaatcataaccagtagtatctaccaggaataatgaatcataaccagtagtatctaccaggaataataaaacataaccagtagtatctaccaggaataataaaacataaccagtagtatctaccaggaataatgaatcataaccagtagtatctaccaggaataataaaacataaccagtagtatctaccaggaataataaaacataaccagtagtatctaccaggaataataaatcataaccagtagtatctaccaggaataataaatcataaccagtagtatctaccgggaataataaatcataaccagtagtatctaccaggaataataaaacataaccagtagtatctaccaggaataataaaacataaccagtagtatctaccaggaataataaaacataaccagtagtatctaccaggaataataaaacataaccagtagtatctaccgggaataataaatcataaccagtagtatctaccaggaataataaatcataaccagtagtatctaccaggaataataaatcataaccagtagtatctaccaggaataataaaacataaccagtagtatctaccaggaataataaaACATGGAACAATAATAGATGTTTGGTGAATCTATGAGTTATGTATGGCCACTGGAGTCTTTGCTACTCAAAATATATTAGAATATTTTTATATTGATTTCATCACTAAATTTAAATTTTGCCAAAGCATATTCTGTAGGAGGGGTTAATATGAAGTT
The DNA window shown above is from Oncorhynchus mykiss isolate Arlee chromosome 18, USDA_OmykA_1.1, whole genome shotgun sequence and carries:
- the LOC110496197 gene encoding uncharacterized protein LOC110496197 isoform X2 — translated: MSLPDDVGWTWSPEETKALIFVWSNEQILLKMVQTYRNKHVYSEISERLKDLGVKRTWKQCQNKMKALKWRYRETLRNPSSSRPCPFFSELHEFLAAMPDMPESKETDDEEDNGLPLPLSSLRLLVPPLRLVSAALWQVVQRRDTMDYGLVEEFVTTVLEITPDLMSYREKVQLVMGLRAQLVLELCRSDHSADPETIQPHLSRMRTCIITHREKEIDTEVEASESNFLELVQTLLDDPLEREHFFQEVFPEEFGPMYDTALQTLMWEFLSRLEKLLPTPTFQQTASWLRPAPSMLKECAQSVTQPQPLKTLLQHHRCHGHLFTNGIDLVNIGLEKCNHLYTRTRRYGCKD
- the LOC110496197 gene encoding uncharacterized protein LOC110496197 isoform X1, with the protein product MSLPDDVGWTWSPEETKALIFVWSNEQILLKMVQTYRNKHVYSEISERLKDLGVKRTWKQCQNKMKALKWRYRETLRNPSSSRPCPFFSELHEFLAAMPDMPESKETDDEEDNGLPLPLSSLRLLVPPLRLVSAALWQVVQRRDTMDYGLVEEFVTTVLEITPDLMSYREKVQLVMGLRAQLVLELCRSDHSADPETIQPHLSRMRTCIITHREKEIDTEVEASESNFLELVQTLLDDPLEREHFFQEVFPEEFGPMYDTALQTLMWEFLSRLEKLLPTPTFQQTASWLRPAPSMLKECAQSVTQPQPLKTLLQHHRCHGHLFTNGCADDRILSSLSHTFSERVEMDIDEARSHSQSVATCAPRKERDTLIEQDHAGKALGKSLDTFKKAVEMTDRRNEEWGEKNYEERLQHQLAYNVLQVEIVDGEDMSSTSSMTADDVGWTCWTPDETTVLISVWSDEQILHKMEQSYRKKHVYREISECLKELGVKKTTKQCHNKIKALKWRYRETLRNPSSRPCPFFSQLHKFLAAMPDMPGPKETVKVSDEVVSLNQDEGPVDVESEHLNEEMVSRKGKDETLTKTQTEEGKRDDAFCSPQSDSKMKIPPRKLCKQMVEDMSSTTLVDNDTRTWTLEGTKALISVWSNKQVLQMMEQSYRKKHAYSEVSERLKNIGIKRTWKQCQSKMKHMKHSYRQALRNPSSSGRATCPFFSELHTFLAAMPDMPGPKETVKVSDEVMSSDQDEGPSVDVESEHLNEEMVSRKGKDETPTREPTEERKRDESDSRINIGRKRAVEDVPDLELQPVVPQTQVDDNGLVTGGDPRPASHTTGQSSKRSKRAKICSLCGKSFVEAKDLTTHMRSHTEQSPHQCTQCGEGFDHLDDLQKHWQNDCEEMMKQEVNEHQHGKDWISGESSNASTDPKTCHLSHETFQVQYMLRRHLIVFHKGRRLFKCPLCLKAFAFLSALKKHQSNKRDCPTSEAVKKGKELGSNNPSARITPGLPLNTNNSKTCPVCHATFSQTSSLKSHYFYHHAPDKSRFKCPRCLKAFVSHSQRKRHQQSKRGCRLDRSHKNGSRPAWSTTRREKKNEIPQLSSTAIQEPTTSQVPTTTAQSSNKKTIPKACPVCQKTFKFEATMVRHIASHQKESLNKCSDILKCTFCEEIFSQGMDLKSHYSRTHQFTGPFPCPSCQKTFVSLTELRLHQRNESTPYQCSVCQRLFRTQYTLTIHERIHTGEKPFLCAECGKGFRSEKLLQSHSKSHVEGKPHSCSTCGKRFQRRELLKQHMLHHKDAAFICPDCGKKFFQLVWLRRHMLIHTGERPFLCDLCGKGFKSTAELRIHTRTHTGERPFKCQECGKGCRQKSELQEHLRRHTGERPYPCPVCDKRFYVSKDRKRHMLIHTGEKPFKCQECGMAFNRRTLLRVHQKN